TCTCGAGTACTTTTAATTGGTGACTCGATAAATGATTATACTGCCGCAGTAACAAACAGAATTCATTTTGCTGGATTTAATAATCCTGAGCTTAAGAATTTGAGTAATGAAAAAGCTGTTTTTTATATAGAAGGATTCAACTATTTTGAGAAAGGTCAGTAGATCTATTACCTCGGTGGTTCTTGACAGTTCTACAAGGTTGATGATGGTTCTTATATTGATTTATTATAAGTCAGAAATGCCTGATACTCGCTATGCACAGCTAGTTACATTTATTTCATATTCTACGGTTTTTCAGACCATTATTGATGCAGGCACAGTCACCTTAGGGCCAAGATATCATATTTCTAGTTCATATAATATCTACTTATCCGACCTCATCATTTATCGTTTTGGCGGGCTGCTTTTGACAATTGGAATGATTTTTATTTTACAATTGCCAATTACTTTTGAGCTTTTAATATGGGCTGTATTCTATTTTTTTACCTCAGATTGGATATTCAAAGCGAGGTTGCAAATTTCGGAATGGAGTTTTATACTTTTTTTAGGCACTAGCGTTGGGATATTAACATCGATTGTTTTCATTGCTAACAATGAATATGTCATCTGGCTTCTTAGAGTGCTCCCTGCTTGTCTTGTTGCCGTTATTGGTTGGATTTTTAGTAAAGAAATTTGGATTGAGTTTTCTGTAAGAAAAAGAATAGCCATTAATCGAAATATATTGAACGACGTAATCAACTCAACTTCTGGTGCTTTGTTAAATAGACTTAATAGCAACTTGGGCTTTATTATTTCAGGTTTCTATTTACCTGCTAGTGCATTAAGCGAAATAGGTCTCACTTTAATAATATACAACTCAGTAAATATGTTAAAGGGTATTATTAATCAGTCTCTTTTCCCATTTGTGGTTTCATTATCGAAAAACATAAATATTCAGCGAGTCATGATTGTCAACCTACTTGTTTTTTTCATAGGAGGGGTTTCTTTTGTTGTTGGACTTAAGTTAATACTGATGTTAGAGATCGATATGCTAACACCTATTACAAGTATATTTACAAAAGAGAGCCCCCATTCAATGATTTTTTTAATGGGTATTGTAACGTCTATTCTGCTTGCTTTTTTTAATTTTTCAGTATTGCAAGCAGTTGCTCCGTTAAAAGTAATTCGCATAATTGCTTTTACTAATTTCAGTTTTGTCATGGCGCTTTTAACAGGGTTTGTGGTATTTAAGATTCGATTCAATGAATTTACATTGTGTAGTTTGTTTGTGGTAGAGTCTGTTTCTATGCTCCAGAGTTATTTTTTTATGGTTAAGTACCTAAATCGAATATGATTCTTGCAGTAATAGGTAGTCCGTGGCAAGCATTGGTGTTAAAGGTATATCTAAGTATTTCTAATAGAGAAGAAGATGATGCGTATGTAATTTTTGAGAAAACAAATGATTCAAGTTTAAATGCTTCACTGGAAGTGCTTGGAAACCAGCTCCACCCAGATCTAATCTTTGACTTTAAGGACTTCCGACCTGTTGATGTTATATTCGGAAGAGGCAGAATTAAGATACATCATCTACTCTCAAACCTTGACCTTGCCATGGTTGATACCCTTCTTGTGGCAAGTGAAAAAAATGAACTTGCCTATTTTTTAAATCTCCACCTTTCTAGATCTGTAAAAAGAGTAAAACTAGATGATGGCATATTAGATTACTTGCCAAAATTAGGAATTGACAAGAAGTGGACATACAAGTTAAGACTACTGTTAGGATATGGTATTTGGTATCGAAGACCTACCAATTTTAATGAGTTGTGTATGGTATTCCCGGAGTACTATAAATCGATTCTTAATGAAAGTAATGCAAAATGTATTAATTTAAGGGATTATCGTGAGTTAATAATAAGGTTTCTGAAAAATGAAAAGGCAGAAATTTTTGCGGGAAAAAAGGTGTCTCTTGTTGTTGGCCAAGCTTTAAGTGAAGATAGTATTGTCAGTTTAAATGAGGAAGTAAATTTGTATGAGGAAATTTTTAAAGAAAAACATCAAAAGCACGGTGAATTATATTTCAAACCTCATCCTCGAAGTAGCGATTGCAAGATTAAAAAAGTTGAAAAACTAGCTTCTGAATATGGTGTCCAAATTATAAGAACAAAGTTTTCATTAGAGTCAATTTTTGCCAATAACAATGTAGAAAAGGCTTTTGGTCTATATTCTAATGCTATAATTTATAGTTTGGCTATTTTCGATATTAAATCTCATGTGCTTCTTGATATCCTTTTGAAAAACTCGACTTCCAGAAGATCTTTTTCTAAGGCTGTGTATATTAAGGATTTCATAGAGCGATTGAGATTATTTTACAGAGACGTCTTTGACAAAAGGAAATAATAATGTTTTTTTAATAAACTAAAGATGAAACCAGTACTTCAATTAAAGAGGCTAGTGATATTTGTTTTTGTATGCTCACTACTATTCACTTTTACTAATTTTATTTATCTGAGTGTTTCTTTCTTGCTTCTCACACCTTTCTTGCTTATTCTTCAATATAATTTGTTTAAATATAGGCAAAGTAAAGTGTTTGTATTTCTTCTGGTTTATGCTCTTATCGTTGTTCTTTCTGCATTGTTTTATGATCCATGGGCTTTTATGCAATTTGACTTTTATAGAAGGGACGGGAATTTTCTAATTAGTTATATGCCAGTAATAATTTTGGGTTTATTTCCAATCAACTTTAATGTAAGTATTTATTTGAGATTATTAATTTATATCACTGTAGTGATGTGTTTTGTGGCTGGCATAGTTCTCGGTGCGGATTCTGCTGGCGATTATCACTTTTTCTTTGTTGCTCACAATGCAGCAGGTGGCTTTATCGGGGTTGTTTTTATGCTGAGCTTAGGCCAATACTTAAATAAACGTGAAAAGTCTTTTTTAATAACCTCAATACTATTGTTTGTTTTTTTGTGGCTTACCAAATCCCGTGGTTCAATTGTAGGAGTAGTTTTAGGTGTGGGGAGTTACCTTTACAATCAGAAATTTGATAAGCTAATTTTGATGGCTTCAATTATTTTCATGGTTATCCTTCTTGTATACTCATTTAATGTTTGGAAGTCCATAGATCCGACAGGGCAAAAGGAGGGTAAAGAGGTTTCTTCTATTGATTTAGGCGTAAGTAGGGGGGGGAATTTTATTCTGAGAATATTTTATCTCTGGCCTAGGGCAGTTGATAACTTTATTCATTCCCCTTTTCTAGGAATAGGTTTTGCAAGTTATGATGATAAACCTTACGAGTACAAGGAAGTGGTTCCATATTTGTTAACCACCAAGACTAACCAGACAATAAAACATTCAGATTCTCATGCGCATAACTCATACCTTAACATACTAGCAGAGACAGGTTTTATTGGATTTTTCTTTTTTTTAGGATTCTTATACTATACGCGTAAATTTTTAAAGAGTAAAAAGTTAAATCCGGAGCTAAGAGCCTCGATGCTCTTAGCTTTCTGGATGATTATTTATTCGTCATATACAGAACACCGAATAATGACGCCTTCACAAATGCTCCCATTCACCTTACTTTTTGGGATGATATTATCCCACTATAATTTTCAAAAGGTGTATTTTAAAAAAAAAGTACAATTAATAAAAGGAAAAAACACACTTTCATGTAGAATATCGCCTAATTAGTGTTCGGTAATTATATTTGTGGGATTAAAGAACAGTGAATTTAATTAAAAAGATGACTTTATATACTAGTATCAAGAAAGACCTTATAGCAATAAATGCCTATACAGGCATAAGCGTTATTATGGTCATTCTTTTTAATCGAGGATTTCATAGTCTTATTAGTTACAGAATAGCCAACAGATTATGGAAAGCTAGAGTACTTATATTTCCTGCTTTTTTTACTAGGGTTATTCAAATTTTATACAGCATTGATATTGACTATAAATGCTATATTGATGCAGGAGTAGTAATAATGCATGGTGACGGTATCGTCATTGGCAAGGGAGCAACAATTGAAGAGAATGTTATTATTTTTCATCAAGTTACATTGGGAAGGAGAAAATTTGGCGAACCAATACCAGATAATGACGGGTTTCCAACTATCGGTAGAGGTGTAGTTTTAGGTGCAGGAGCTAAGCTACTAGGTCCAATATCAATAGGTTATGAGTCAATTATTGGCGCAAATACTGTTATCACAAAAAGTGTTCCACCATTGAGTACTGTAGTTACGTCAAAGCCAATAATTTTAGGTGGTTAATACGATTCAGCTTTTGTAAAAAGCTAGGTGAAGCCATACAATCACATTTTTTAATAAAAATCGTAGGTAGTGTAATATTTGTGTAATTTGCTTTTTAAATACCATCTGAACTTCTAAATATTGATACAGTTAATAAGACCTATTGTAATAAATTATGATTGTAGTTAATGCACGATTTTTAACTCAGCAAATAACAGGCGTACAGCGATTTGCAATAGAGATATGTAAAGAATTAGTACAAATCGATAATGATATAAAATTTGTATGTCCAAGGGGTGTAATACATAAAGAGATATTTAGTTTATTTCAATGTAAAGTGATTGGAATAAATACTGGCTATCTGTGGGAACAAATAGATTTACCTGTTTTTTTAAAAAAGAATAAATCTCCTCTACTGCTAAATTTTTGCAATGTTGCACCTGTTTTTTATAAAAATAAAATAGCAATAATTCATGACTTAGCAGCATTTGCAAATCCCAAATGGTTTAGTTGGAAGTTTGTAATGAGCTACAAGATTATGATTCCTCTAATTTCAAAAACATCTAAAAAAATAGGTACGGTAAGTGAGTTCTCAAGGAAAGAGATAGTTAAATACCTTAAAGTAAAAAGTGATAAAATATTTGTTGTTCCGAATGCGGTTTCATTTGAATTTTGTTCCCAATCATCTGATGATAAAAAGGTTGTTTCAGATAATTATTTTTTAACTGTGGGTTCTTTGGATCCTAGGAAAAACTTTAATAGGTTGATCTACGCCTTTGGGAAATTTAAATATGACAACATCAAATTAAAAATAGTGGGAAGTCCTAATAAAGTGTTCAAAGATAATAATGTAAGGGCTTATATCACGTCTGATCCAAGAATTGAGCTAACTGGTTATTTAACTGATAATGAGTTGGCTAATCTATATAAATCAGCAAAATTATTTATTTACCCCTCGTTATATGAGGGATTTGGGATTCCTCCTTTAGAAGCGATGTCTTTTGGTTGCCCAACTTTAGTCTCTGACATTGGTAGTTTGCGTGAGGTATGCTCGGAAGCTTCTGCATATTTTAACCCATATGATGAGAAGGATTTATTGGATAAAATGGAACTCTGTTTGAGTAACAGAGAAATACGAACGAGCCTCACAGAAAAGGGTAGAGAAAGAATCAATAATTACAGTTGGCAATCTTCTGCTATCTTGATGAATAAAATAATGAAAAGCCTTATATGAAAATAGCTATTGTTCATGATGATCTAATGCGAAGAGGAGG
The DNA window shown above is from Reichenbachiella sp. 5M10 and carries:
- a CDS encoding serine O-acetyltransferase, with the translated sequence MTLYTSIKKDLIAINAYTGISVIMVILFNRGFHSLISYRIANRLWKARVLIFPAFFTRVIQILYSIDIDYKCYIDAGVVIMHGDGIVIGKGATIEENVIIFHQVTLGRRKFGEPIPDNDGFPTIGRGVVLGAGAKLLGPISIGYESIIGANTVITKSVPPLSTVVTSKPIILGG
- a CDS encoding O-antigen ligase — its product is MKPVLQLKRLVIFVFVCSLLFTFTNFIYLSVSFLLLTPFLLILQYNLFKYRQSKVFVFLLVYALIVVLSALFYDPWAFMQFDFYRRDGNFLISYMPVIILGLFPINFNVSIYLRLLIYITVVMCFVAGIVLGADSAGDYHFFFVAHNAAGGFIGVVFMLSLGQYLNKREKSFLITSILLFVFLWLTKSRGSIVGVVLGVGSYLYNQKFDKLILMASIIFMVILLVYSFNVWKSIDPTGQKEGKEVSSIDLGVSRGGNFILRIFYLWPRAVDNFIHSPFLGIGFASYDDKPYEYKEVVPYLLTTKTNQTIKHSDSHAHNSYLNILAETGFIGFFFFLGFLYYTRKFLKSKKLNPELRASMLLAFWMIIYSSYTEHRIMTPSQMLPFTLLFGMILSHYNFQKVYFKKKVQLIKGKNTLSCRISPN
- a CDS encoding glycosyltransferase family 1 protein, with translation MIVVNARFLTQQITGVQRFAIEICKELVQIDNDIKFVCPRGVIHKEIFSLFQCKVIGINTGYLWEQIDLPVFLKKNKSPLLLNFCNVAPVFYKNKIAIIHDLAAFANPKWFSWKFVMSYKIMIPLISKTSKKIGTVSEFSRKEIVKYLKVKSDKIFVVPNAVSFEFCSQSSDDKKVVSDNYFLTVGSLDPRKNFNRLIYAFGKFKYDNIKLKIVGSPNKVFKDNNVRAYITSDPRIELTGYLTDNELANLYKSAKLFIYPSLYEGFGIPPLEAMSFGCPTLVSDIGSLREVCSEASAYFNPYDEKDLLDKMELCLSNREIRTSLTEKGRERINNYSWQSSAILMNKIMKSLI
- a CDS encoding polysialyltransferase family glycosyltransferase; translation: MILAVIGSPWQALVLKVYLSISNREEDDAYVIFEKTNDSSLNASLEVLGNQLHPDLIFDFKDFRPVDVIFGRGRIKIHHLLSNLDLAMVDTLLVASEKNELAYFLNLHLSRSVKRVKLDDGILDYLPKLGIDKKWTYKLRLLLGYGIWYRRPTNFNELCMVFPEYYKSILNESNAKCINLRDYRELIIRFLKNEKAEIFAGKKVSLVVGQALSEDSIVSLNEEVNLYEEIFKEKHQKHGELYFKPHPRSSDCKIKKVEKLASEYGVQIIRTKFSLESIFANNNVEKAFGLYSNAIIYSLAIFDIKSHVLLDILLKNSTSRRSFSKAVYIKDFIERLRLFYRDVFDKRK